The Paenibacillus sp. FSL H7-0357 nucleotide sequence ATTTTTGTCGGAAGGAAAGCAACTGCTGCTAAAGTGGGAGAAAAGCTTACTGACATTTTTAGAAGGGGCATTCCATTAATTAGTCCCAAGAGTTTGTCTGATGAAAATGAGGTTATTAGACTTTCCAATCTTATAGAACATAATATGGGTTCCGAGGCAATAGAAACGAAATGTGCAAATCTCGGAGTATTTATTCATCATGGTAACATTCCACAAGGAATTCGCCTAGCCACAGAATTTGCACTTAAGGAAACAATGATTAAATTTGTGATTTGCACATCTACCTTGGCTCAAGGTGTTAATATACCTGTGAGGTACTTGCTTATAACTAGTCTTTATCAAGGAAATCAAAAAATAAAGATTAGAGATTTCCATAATCTTATAGGTCGTGCAGGTCGGTCGGGTATGTATACAGAGGGAAGTATAATTTTTGCAGATCCAACTGTATATGATAAAAGGAGAAGTAAAAAGGATAGATGGCGTTGGTCACAAGCTACTGAGGCTCTAAATCCTTTAAATTCAGAGCCTTGCATAAGCACATTGTTTTCATTGTTTGACCCGATTGAGAGTGATATGAAAGAGTCTAGGCTTGTGTTTAATACATCGGAACTCGTCCAAATATACTACAGCTCGCCAAGTGAACTAGATGAATGGAAACGCAATATAGCAACTGATGGGTTTTCATTGAGCTCAATCGAAAGCCAGGTGTCAAACAAATTTTCAATTATATCTTCAGTGGAAAGTTTTATAATGACGAACTGGGATTCCGAGGATTACGAAGTTGATCAGTTTGTCGAATTATCAACGCAAACCTTAGCTTACTTTTTAGGAGACATTAGTCAAAAAATTCAGCTCACCCAATTATTCACTGAAATTGCGAGACACATACATTTAATAGTTGGCAGTCTCGAAAGTAAAAGGATATATGGAAGAACAATGTTCAGTTTAAGAAAGACATATGATATGCAAGAATGGCTACAAATAAATGTAACGGGTTTGTTATATTGTGGAAATGTTACTGAGCTTTTAAATTTCTTATGGCCTTTATTATATGAAAATATTGAAAACAATACATTTAAAAAATGTAGCTCCCCTGAGTTCTTGGAAAATATCACTTTAATGTGGATTGCAGGAGAACCTTATAAAAATATGCTAGAGGAAGTAAGGAATGCAGGTGTAATGATTAACGGTAAAAGACCACGAAATTTTAAGATGGAGGATATAGTTGAAATTTGTGATAATTCATTATCTTATGAAGGCACAATGATATTAGCCGCAGTTATTGAATTAATACCACTAGTACACAATGATGAAGATAAGAGGGTAAGTCAACTTATTGAGCTCATTGAGACATTCCAGAAAATATTAAAATATGGGTTACCATCTTTAAAAGCAGTGACTATTTATGAACTTGGATTTACAGACAGGGTTATCGCACAGCAAATAACTGATATTTTGGGGGGAGCTAGAAGCTCTAGAAGGGCTACTATTCTACAGTTAAAGGAATATAGAGAGAGACTATCAAATCTTTTAGAATTATATCCAACCTATTTTCAAATAAAGTTACAACAATTTTTAGCTAAAGTCGATTGATGCTGCTCTAACGATGTGTCAATTGATTTTTAACTGAATTTTATTAGAATAAATAAACTTTTCAGGTTCAATCTGGTCATAATGAAATGTATTAAATATAAGAGGTTTGGCAGTAGGAACTGCCAAAGGGAATGGTATCTGCCGTGAGGCGGAATTTGCAGGAAGCTAGAGGCAATCCCTCGGTCTGACGAACAGAAATCAAATATAAGGCATCCTGGACTGGAAGAGCTTGAAAATCAAAGCAAAGTCTAATACTGCCAGAATATCAGGATGTAAATGTGGCAGATGGATGAGGGGGAAGATTATCGAAGGGGAGTGGCAAAGGCGGTAGTAGACAGCGATTATGCAGTGTCTCTTTCTAAAGGGATAAAGTCAGTATACTTGAAGGTTTTAGGAAGAATTTGTAGAAATATAAGAGTGCAGTTTAGGTGTTCAGAGGATAAAAACCATGGATGTCATTATAAAGTACAGGAATTATTAACTAATATATGAGGGTCGAACATGATACCAGAACGAATGAGAGAAATATTAGTTGGTGCAGTTAAAGCTGCTGAGCAAAGCACATTAAAGGACATTGCATTGGTTGATCTAAGTGGCGAGGAAAATATTACAATAGATTTGTTGAAGGCAATAAAGATACTATGTTTGCAAGCTTTTGAGAAACACAAGGACAATAGTGGAAGATTTAATTATGAAGTGACAGCAAGAGAATTTCCGAAGCGAACAATGGAACCTATGGTCAGCGCGGATTTCGCTATTTCCTTACGTAAATATGATGTTTGGAGTGGTACTGAACACTTAGAAAAAGTAAAGAGTGTCTTAGTTCAAGCGAAGCTGCCGGAAAGCTCCGACTATAAGAGGTTAATCAAGCAAATAAATGATATGGGTCAAATTTCAGATGAATCCTACGTAGCGGTATATGATTTTACTGGTGTATACATAGTAAAATCGACAGATGTAATCGAATCTGGCTATCGAGTGAAAAATGTTACAGTGGATAAAAGACTATCACTTGGTGATTTCTTCTCAGATATATTTATCTGCCATAGAGGTAAAGTTGGTTTTGGATGCTAGAGAAATCAAATTAAAATCTTCTCCACGAAGAAAGTTGAAGCAATTGGAATTCACAATCAAAGAGTACATTTTCTAATTGGCGCCGCGCTTTTTAATGCGAATGCATTGAGAACATTATGTGATTTTGTTTAAGAGCATCAGCATCTGCTTTCGACCGCCCTCTGCGTTAGAGAGTTGCATAAGCACCAGTACTGTGCCGAGCTTTCGGAAGAATTCATCTAGAAGCTGAACAAAGTCAAGCCGCAAACATTTGAAGAATGGATCGAAGTCTGGTATTCGAGGTTCAATGCAGAAGGCGACCCGATCATGGGAAGGAACGAGACACGCCACTGAATATTTAATTTACATAACTTGTCGTCGGGCAGATTCAAAGCGGTTGAGTTTCAATATTTAATGGTTCACTCGACATGGTTCGGATCAAGTCGTATATCGAACTTTGATTACTTATTAAAGACAAAGCTCTTCGAAGCAATCAGGCAATAACAAATCGCCATGTTGAATAACGATTGATTCACATTTCGGGTATTATTGCTCAAATTGAACGCCATTGGCTCAGAGTTCCGCAATATGCACTTATTGCTTGCAATTTTAGCTGGATAAATGACATCGCATCGTGTCCACAACCTCAAAAAGTTCGATAACACCGGCGAGGACATGGAGGACCTGATCTCCATTGGCACGATCGGATTAATCAAAGCCATTGAAAGCTACAGACCCAACAAAGGAACCAAACTTGCTACATTTGCTGCCCGGTGTATAGAAAATGAAATTCTGATGCATTTGAGATCGCTTAAAAAGACCCGCAAGGACGTGTCTCTGCACGATCCTATAGGTACGGATAAAGAGGGTAATGAGATCACGCTGATCGATATCCTCGGCTCGGAAGCCGACGACGTGATTAAAGAAGTTGATCTGAAGATTGAAAAGAGCAAAATATACCGCAACCTCGACATTTTGGACGAGAGGGAGAAGGAAGTAGTTGTCGGACGTTTTGGCCTCGACACAGGCGGTGAAGAACGGACGCAGCGGGAGATTGCTAAGGACCTTGGAATAAGCCGCAGCTACGTTTCAAGAATAGAGAAAAGGGCACTCATGAAGCTTTATCATGAGTTTTATAAGGCGAAGCGCTAAGCTTAAAATGATTCAAAGTAGTAGCTGTTAACAATACAGCGTAAAGAAAGCGACTTGTCTGCGGATGAGTTGCTTTTTTACTTAGATTCAGATTGCTTCTGAGGAATTAATTAGAGAAAACTAATAGGGAACATTAAGATGACATACAAAGAAGTATATGATCTACATATTCAACTGCTGCATTTTTGCGAAAAAAATGAGATATATCAGGGTTCATATCAGAAACAAATAAGTCATTATAAAAAACAGTTCTTTTTGACGGAGGATGTAGTTCGGAAAATTTTTGTATTAACTCGTAGAGTCGTTTATCCGATGTTTGTTTCATCGCTGCATTCAACCGCTCGATTTCTTGATAGGTATTTTTTTTGATGAGGCTGCGTTTGAAGCAGCCTTTTTGTGCTGGCATGAGG carries:
- a CDS encoding DEAD/DEAH box helicase, whose product is MRPSKNSELLLGATRSKAKMFEYGVLEEHHIELPKDPARLFSLTIGLLGEYTARLNRRDITLEQESALKEDLHFAAYFFDSYLQSRLDLTLKPYLLLLGSASYYLCDLPGSSKVLAYKITDSPDLGAFGLENLLIWLLMGEYAEPLQIEGMYSAIIFLISEAFVLFWHNGRNTLDVERYCQELRESIYLNGTSRELLIADIIFSIVRKKVENSSWSSLPLYTNLSLDTWRSAIQKESFIKELWPAQHLLGLNGFFIGKSGVVQMPTSAGKTKSIEIIIRAAFITNRTSLAVIVAPFRALCQEINSDLHNAFIDENNILVNELTDVPLIDFSLDTSLNVKQILIVTPEKLLYILRHNPDISEDIGLIIYDEGHQFDNGSRGITYELLLTSLKHMISIETQMVLISAVISNADIIGEWLIGENSINVDGSHLTPTFRTFAFASWIHQLGRLEFVSNHNPEVGEFFVPRIIEPIQLNLIGRERSPRIFPNKEDSQSIALFLALKLVNNGTVAIFVGRKATAAKVGEKLTDIFRRGIPLISPKSLSDENEVIRLSNLIEHNMGSEAIETKCANLGVFIHHGNIPQGIRLATEFALKETMIKFVICTSTLAQGVNIPVRYLLITSLYQGNQKIKIRDFHNLIGRAGRSGMYTEGSIIFADPTVYDKRRSKKDRWRWSQATEALNPLNSEPCISTLFSLFDPIESDMKESRLVFNTSELVQIYYSSPSELDEWKRNIATDGFSLSSIESQVSNKFSIISSVESFIMTNWDSEDYEVDQFVELSTQTLAYFLGDISQKIQLTQLFTEIARHIHLIVGSLESKRIYGRTMFSLRKTYDMQEWLQINVTGLLYCGNVTELLNFLWPLLYENIENNTFKKCSSPEFLENITLMWIAGEPYKNMLEEVRNAGVMINGKRPRNFKMEDIVEICDNSLSYEGTMILAAVIELIPLVHNDEDKRVSQLIELIETFQKILKYGLPSLKAVTIYELGFTDRVIAQQITDILGGARSSRRATILQLKEYRERLSNLLELYPTYFQIKLQQFLAKVD
- the sigK gene encoding RNA polymerase sporulation sigma factor SigK gives rise to the protein MTSHRVHNLKKFDNTGEDMEDLISIGTIGLIKAIESYRPNKGTKLATFAARCIENEILMHLRSLKKTRKDVSLHDPIGTDKEGNEITLIDILGSEADDVIKEVDLKIEKSKIYRNLDILDEREKEVVVGRFGLDTGGEERTQREIAKDLGISRSYVSRIEKRALMKLYHEFYKAKR